A region from the Fusarium musae strain F31 chromosome 1, whole genome shotgun sequence genome encodes:
- a CDS encoding hypothetical protein (EggNog:ENOG41) has translation MFTGIVEEVGVVSNLNTNDSTGGTSLTISIPPGSTLLSDCHDGDSISVNGVCLTVTSFTPEAFTIGVAPETLRITNLGDLKEGSNVNLERAVRADTRMGGHFVQGHVDTTAEILSVEKDGNALTFRFQPARKDMLRYIVYKGFIAIDGTSLTVTKVNDDEAWWEVMLIAYTQERVVVAQKKKGDTVNVEVDMMAKYAEKSLGGVVGSEPGAAASFPFIEKIVERIVAQGFGRKP, from the exons ATGTTTACCGGAATTGTTGAAGAAGTGGGAG TTGTGtccaacctcaacaccaatgacTCAACAGGAGGCACCTCTCTGACCATTTCCATTCCTCCTGGCTCAACGCTCCTCTCAGACTGCCATGACGGTGACTCCATTTCTGTCAACGGCGTCTGCCTTACAGTCACATCCTTTACCCCCGAGGCTTTCACGATTGGCGTTGCCCCCGAAACTCTACGCATCACCAACTTGGGCGATCTCAAGGAGGGCAGTAACGTCAACCTTGAGCGTGCTGTTAGGGCTGATACCCGCATGGGCGGCCACTTTGTTCAGGGTCACGTTGACACCACTGCGGAAATCCTCTctgttgagaaggatggcaaTGCCTTGACCTTCCGGTTCCAACCAGCCCGCAAGGATATGCTACGCTACATTGTATACAAGGGGTTTATCGCAATCGATGGCACAAGCTTGACTGTCACCAAGGTTAACGATGACGAAGCATGGTGGGAGGTTATGCTGATTGCGTACACCCAAGAGAGGGTTGTCGTggcacagaagaagaagggcgacACTGTCaatgttgaggttgatatgATGGCCAAGTATGCAGAGAAGTCTCTAGgcggtgttgttggctcGGAACCGGGAGCTGCTGCCTCGTTTCCCTTTATTGAGAAGATCGTCGAGAGAATCGTGGCCCAGGGATTCGGCAGAAAGCCATGA